One stretch of Oncorhynchus keta strain PuntledgeMale-10-30-2019 chromosome 16, Oket_V2, whole genome shotgun sequence DNA includes these proteins:
- the LOC118395375 gene encoding SLAM family member 5-like isoform X10: MNHLFRWRRIARLVFVLLYFVINVLCASQQTVQSEIQQVKGIVGPSFSFQERVIKSGNLLYGDLGSIANVYPGKEGNITLEKRFENRLHLNNVTRYFTLSDLQIDDAGVYTVENTDEEKKTTTFELTVYNVVSKPQVTECDSSSCSVVCSVDNEKEVTLTLYRGEEILNQTSSPDLTTDLSLRLEVEVKNYNSTYSCVSSNPVSNETVLVPKCCSEDGHPNDADSDGMTLGMVIAVICILVASGLVGLAIYLRKRGNEHSQGRRSEQIYRNWSHTEQIYQNWSEA; the protein is encoded by the exons TTCTCTGTGCTTCCCAGCAAACAGTCCAGTCTGAGATTCAGCAGGTGAAAGGCATCGTGGGACCGTCTTTCTCTTTTCAAGAGAGGGTGATCAAGTCTGGCAATTTACTTTATGGAGACCTTGGCAGTATTGCAAATGTGTACCCTGGTAAAGAAGGCAACATCACCCTTGAGAAGAGATTTGAAAACCGCCTCCACTTGAACAATGTTACAAGATACTTCACTCTGTCAGACCTTCAGATAGACGATGCTGGGGTTTATACTGTGGAGAATACAGAcgaagagaaaaaaacaacaacatttgagCTCACTGTATACA ATGTTGTTTCCAAACCTCAGGTGACAGAGTGTGACAGCAGCTCCTGTAGTGTGGTGTGTTCTGTGGACAATGAAAAAGAGGTGACCTTGACCCTGTACAGGGGAGAGGAAATACTAAACCAGACCAGCAGTCCTGACCTCACCACCGATCTATCTCTCCGTTTGGAGGTAGAGGTAAAGAACTACAACTCCACCTACAGCTGTGTGTCTTCCAACCCTGTCAGCAATGAGACAGTTCTTGTCCCAAAATGTTGCAGTGAAGATGGTCATCCTAATGATGCTG ACAGTGATGGGATGACTCTGGGTATGGTTATTGCTGTAATCTGCATTTTGGTTGCCTCTGGGCTGGTTGGACTTGCAATCTATCTAAGGAAGAGGGGAAATGAACACTCACAAGGCAG GAGGAGCGAACAGATATACCGGAATTGGAGTCACACAGAACAGATATACCAGAATTGGAGTGAAGCATGA
- the LOC118395375 gene encoding SLAM family member 5-like isoform X12, with protein MNHLFRWRRIARLVFVLLYFVINVLCASQQTVQSEIQQVKGIVGPSFSFQERVIKSGNLLYGDLGSIANVYPGKEGNITLEKRFENRLHLNNVTRYFTLSDLQIDDAGVYTVENTDEEKKTTTFELTVYNVVSKPQVTECDSSSCSVVCSVDNEKEVTLTLYRGEEILNQTSSPDLTTDLSLRLEVEVKNYNSTYSCVSSNPVSNETVLVPKCCSEDGHPNDADSDGMTLGMVIAVICILVASGLVGLAIYLRKRGNEHSQDSSERVQVDIEYATIIPKKTNR; from the exons TTCTCTGTGCTTCCCAGCAAACAGTCCAGTCTGAGATTCAGCAGGTGAAAGGCATCGTGGGACCGTCTTTCTCTTTTCAAGAGAGGGTGATCAAGTCTGGCAATTTACTTTATGGAGACCTTGGCAGTATTGCAAATGTGTACCCTGGTAAAGAAGGCAACATCACCCTTGAGAAGAGATTTGAAAACCGCCTCCACTTGAACAATGTTACAAGATACTTCACTCTGTCAGACCTTCAGATAGACGATGCTGGGGTTTATACTGTGGAGAATACAGAcgaagagaaaaaaacaacaacatttgagCTCACTGTATACA ATGTTGTTTCCAAACCTCAGGTGACAGAGTGTGACAGCAGCTCCTGTAGTGTGGTGTGTTCTGTGGACAATGAAAAAGAGGTGACCTTGACCCTGTACAGGGGAGAGGAAATACTAAACCAGACCAGCAGTCCTGACCTCACCACCGATCTATCTCTCCGTTTGGAGGTAGAGGTAAAGAACTACAACTCCACCTACAGCTGTGTGTCTTCCAACCCTGTCAGCAATGAGACAGTTCTTGTCCCAAAATGTTGCAGTGAAGATGGTCATCCTAATGATGCTG ACAGTGATGGGATGACTCTGGGTATGGTTATTGCTGTAATCTGCATTTTGGTTGCCTCTGGGCTGGTTGGACTTGCAATCTATCTAAGGAAGAGGGGAAATGAACACTCACAAG ATTCATCCGAAAGAGTGCAAGTTGACATTGAGTATGCAACGATAATTCCTAAAAAAACGAACAGATAA
- the LOC118395375 gene encoding SLAM family member 5-like isoform X14, producing MNHLFRWRRIARLVFVLLYFVINVLCASQQTVQSEIQQVKGIVGPSFSFQERVIKSGNLLYGDLGSIANVYPGKEGNITLEKRFENRLHLNNVTRYFTLSDLQIDDAGVYTVENTDEEKKTTTFELTVYNVVSKPQVTECDSSSCSVVCSVDNEKEVTLTLYRGEEILNQTSSPDLTTDLSLRLEVEVKNYNSTYSCVSSNPVSNETVLVPKCCSEDGHPNDADSDGMTLGMVIAVICILVASGLVGLAIYLRKRGNEHSQGRFIRKSAS from the exons TTCTCTGTGCTTCCCAGCAAACAGTCCAGTCTGAGATTCAGCAGGTGAAAGGCATCGTGGGACCGTCTTTCTCTTTTCAAGAGAGGGTGATCAAGTCTGGCAATTTACTTTATGGAGACCTTGGCAGTATTGCAAATGTGTACCCTGGTAAAGAAGGCAACATCACCCTTGAGAAGAGATTTGAAAACCGCCTCCACTTGAACAATGTTACAAGATACTTCACTCTGTCAGACCTTCAGATAGACGATGCTGGGGTTTATACTGTGGAGAATACAGAcgaagagaaaaaaacaacaacatttgagCTCACTGTATACA ATGTTGTTTCCAAACCTCAGGTGACAGAGTGTGACAGCAGCTCCTGTAGTGTGGTGTGTTCTGTGGACAATGAAAAAGAGGTGACCTTGACCCTGTACAGGGGAGAGGAAATACTAAACCAGACCAGCAGTCCTGACCTCACCACCGATCTATCTCTCCGTTTGGAGGTAGAGGTAAAGAACTACAACTCCACCTACAGCTGTGTGTCTTCCAACCCTGTCAGCAATGAGACAGTTCTTGTCCCAAAATGTTGCAGTGAAGATGGTCATCCTAATGATGCTG ACAGTGATGGGATGACTCTGGGTATGGTTATTGCTGTAATCTGCATTTTGGTTGCCTCTGGGCTGGTTGGACTTGCAATCTATCTAAGGAAGAGGGGAAATGAACACTCACAAGGCAG ATTCATCCGAAAGAGTGCAAGTTGA